The Aspergillus chevalieri M1 DNA, chromosome 5, nearly complete sequence genome includes a region encoding these proteins:
- a CDS encoding LCCL domain-containing protein (COG:S;~EggNog:ENOG410PJTK;~InterPro:IPR036609,IPR004043;~PFAM:PF03815;~TransMembrane:6 (i132-150o314-347i368-385o437-459i471-493o513-532i)) — translation MRPEGSSGQSSSSSSSFEKTPREPQEYPLEILDHDSDSSNQFVAVPRGSSDSVRLGDEEEHSSEPLLPTSVQLPRPELKRAERFECSVPGVINWAKGPPQPRKYQITPWLRRWQTAPGRLIDRYCPSKRAKIGLLFSVVILWFVIFLSIIHKSVNGIDVSGYGKPVKLACSDRLWSGSTSCGINGDNCRPFDKEGFAFRCPAGCSFSMVLEPYVVGPQEINYRSLVVGGSNGSDMGVYRGDSFICPAALHAGLISDQQGGCGILRRTGEQNEFPAVEKNGISSLGFSSNFPLSFTFDQGGAPGDAGIDCPDLRWSLFTFAVVITTLLSLCISSPAAFYTSTFFIVYFQVGLSSDPPEYPNYYEVVSTALGRFLPAAFCGFVIYYYCVRHTLEELEAHWDKTVLWLGACWVGALNTDTFDKIPISRLTPHDIQQQPGAIPALITIVTILIAIVITQAIAFRNEGRMPKMLGVYGLLVAGVLTLLVVPNMNLRIHHYILSLLFLPGTTLQTRPSLLYQGLLVGLFINGIARWGFDSILQTPGALLDGAQLGSPLPEIAAPLVMSSQNILFNFPDLLAADADGISVLVNDVERFLGFREEDGKVDSFNWTRQREGDAEYFRFGFIKLNALGGFWYEDFTDPVIWEGDGKWNETFRSL, via the exons ATGCGACCAGAAGGCAGTTCAGGGCAGagttcatcatcttcatcatcattcgAAAAGACCCCCCGCGAACCCCAGGAATATCCCCTGGAGATACTGGACCATGATTCTGACAGTAGTAACCAATTCGTGGCGGTCCCTCGCGGGAGCTCCGATTCCGTCAGGCTCGGCGATGAGGAGGAACATAGTTCAGAGCCTCTGCTCCCGACGTCTGTTCAATTGCCGCGCCCAGAACTAAAAAGGGCAGAGAGGTTTGAGTGTTCAGTGCCGGGGGTGATTAACTGGGCGAAAGGACCGCCACAGCCGCGGAAGTATCAGATAACACCTTGGCTGCGGCGTTGGCAAACCGCCCCAGGACGCTTAATTGACCGATATTGTCCTAGTAAAAGGGCCAAGATTGGGCTTCTGTTCTCTGTTGTCATTTTGTGGTTCGTTATTTTTCTTTCGATTATACATAAATCGGTCAATGGCATCGACGTATCTGGGTACGGGAAACCGGTGAAACTTGCATGCTCCGATAGACTTTG GTCGGGCTCGACTTCTTGTGGAATCAATGGCGATAATTGCCGTCCCTTTGACAAAGAGGGATTCGCCTTCCGCTGTCCGGCAGGCTGCTCGTTCTCCATGGTGCTAGAACCATACGTCGTGGGGCCCCAGGAGATTAATTACCGGAGTCTGGTCGTTGGAGGCTCGAATGGGAGCGATATGGGCGTCTACCGTGGTGATTCGTTCATCTGCCCAGCAGCATTGCATGCTGGGCTTATTTCGGACCAGCAGGGAGGCTGCGGTATCCTCCGCCGCACGGGCGAACAAAACGAATTCCCGGCCGTGGAAAAGAATGGGATCTCGAGCTTGGGATTCTCATCGAACTTCCCTCTCTCTTTCACTTTCGATCAAGGTGGTGCTCCGGGTGACGCGGGTATCGACTGCCCGGATCTCCGGTGGTCACTGTTCACTTTCGCTGTGGTGATCACTACCTTGCTCTCACTATGCATTTCTTCACCTGCCGCCTTTTATACCTCTACCTTTTTCATTGTATACTTTCAGGTAGGGTTGTCTTCGGACCCTCCTGAATATCCGAACTATTATGAAGTCGTATCGACTGCGCTGGGTCGATTCCTTCCCGCTGCTTTCTGTGGGTTCGTTATATACTATTACTGCGTTCGCCACACGCTGGAAGAGCTTGAAGCCCACTGGGATAAAACAGTCTTATGGCTCGGGGCCTGCTGGGTCGGAGCTTTGAATACGGACACATTCGACAAAATCCCGATCTCACGTCTCACGCCGCATGATATCCAGCAACAACCAGGCGCAATCCCAGCCTTGATTACTATTGTCACCATTCTAATTGCCATCGTCATCACCCAAGCCATCGCATTCCGCAACGAAGGACGAATGCCGAAAATGCTGGGCGTGTATGGCCTGTTGGTCGCTGGCGTCCTAACTTTGCTAGTCGTACCAAATATGAACCTGCGAATCCACCACTACATCCTCAGTCTTCTATTCCTCCCGGGAACAACACTTCAAACTCGCCCAAGTCTCCTTTACCAAGGCCTCTTGGTGGGGTTGTTTATCAATGGCATCGCCCGTTGGGGCTTTGACAGCATCCTTCAAACCCCAGGAGCTCTTCTCGATGGCGCGCAGTTGGGATCACCTCTTCCTGAAATTGCGGCGCCCTTGGTTATGTCTAGTCAGAACATCTTGTTTAACTTTCCAGACCTGCTTGCGGCAGACGCCGATGGAATTAGTGTGCTGGTGAATGATGTCGAGCGCTTCCTTGGGTTCCGGGAGGAAGACGGGAAAGTGGACTCATTCAACTGGACGAGACAGCGTGAGGGTGATGCGGAATATTTCCGATTTGGATTCATTAAGTTGAATGCACTGGGAGGATTTTGGTACGAAGATTTTACGGACCCGGTTATTTGGGAGGGGGATGGAAAGTGGAATGAGACATTTCGTTCTCTTTAG
- a CDS encoding MARVEL domain-containing protein (COG:S;~EggNog:ENOG410PRB9;~InterPro:IPR008253;~PFAM:PF01284;~TransMembrane:4 (i12-31o43-64i71-91o122-141i);~go_component: GO:0016020 - membrane [Evidence IEA]), which yields MPVISRIVSAVLRVAEIFFGAIVAGIIGHYLDKLDNIDPWPQARWIYTEVVAGVSILLALLWLIPCSFGFFLFPIDIILSLAWFAAFGILVDAIHKLNCGSIWHWGGFLSGDTCGRWKAAEAFAFISAFVWLVSGIVVRIPRDIIGINFRKLTMNRASGSLSARTAPPVVAAGTALLSKCSTVSVIVDFGSVFSQRASTYKHRTYPTMAQRSYWT from the exons ATGCCTGTGATTTCGCGTATTGTGTCGGCCGTGCTCCGCGTGGCTGAGATTTTCTTCGGTGCT ATCGTTGCCGGTATCATCGGCCATTACCTCGACAAGCTCGACAACATTGATCCCTGGCCCCAGGCGAGATGGATCTACACCGAGGTCGTCGCCGGTGTATCGATACTGCTGGCTCTACTTTGGTTAATTCCTTGCTCGTtcggcttcttcttgttcccAA TTGATATTATCCTCTCTCTCGCCTGGTTTGCTGCTTTCGGTATCCTTGTCGACGCCATTCACAAGCTCAACTGCGGAAGCATCTGGCACTGGGGTGGCTTTTTGAGCGGTGACACTTGTGGTCGCTGGAAGGCTGCTGAGGCTTTCGCTTTTATCTCCGCCTTTGTCTGGCTCGTATCTGGCATCGTGGTGCGTATTCCCCGGGATATTATTGGTATAAACTTCAGGAAATTGACGATGAACAGGGCATCTGGTTCACTTTCCGCAAGGACAGCTCCACCGGTCGTCGCCGCTGGAACCGCTCTGCTGTCTAAATGCAGTACCGTGTCTGTAATCGTGGATTTCGGTTCTGTGTTCAGTCAGCGCGCATCGACGTATAAACACCGAACATACCCAACAATGGCGCAACGGTCCTATTGGACCTAG
- the NSE4 gene encoding non-structural maintenance of chromosomes element 4 family protein (BUSCO:EOG092634ZL;~COG:S;~EggNog:ENOG410PJWR;~InterPro:IPR029225,IPR027786,IPR014854;~PFAM:PF08743,PF15412;~go_component: GO:0005634 - nucleus [Evidence IEA];~go_component: GO:0030915 - Smc5-Smc6 complex [Evidence IEA];~go_process: GO:0006281 - DNA repair [Evidence IEA]): MARAIPTDVVSDRSSPETTRSDKENHQASARNRKRGSMASRPNTNKRQRLADRTSNIQGGTQSQVPSSQAVRNNRFYDPDQDETERRWLRKGLRDLTRDLHDSRSEYLQAGNHGIRDTVKKANDYFDHVKQTSDATIDSRLLVSAADLSYKKTTQLSMGDATAGIDVDEFVSKCITFMRRGPEDSHAMLASSTQRIRPRAAGRSQPDPEADSDDEDEGDAMNWDWLGRSACFQHNARPPVSGFLLGPLSVQKRTRQQTQRKARERIDPSQAVRPQELQEEDLDRQETSNLTTMCSKINKLLATTQEQRMETVDRILRQMEDPSDEVIHEVMDKYEIADDGGIPLFLFCINPRSFGQSVENLFYVSFLVRDGTVGISFDSRELPTLHPTKPYAPIEAQKKGIQKHQAVFSLDFETWQAIIDLYDRKDCIIPHRQEEQQTRRGWYG; the protein is encoded by the exons ATGGCGCGCGCTATCCCTACAGACGTCGTTTCGGACCGGTCTTCGCCAGAGACAACTCGCTCGGACAAGGAAAACCACCAAGCATCGGCAAGGAACCGCAAGAGAGGAAGCATGGCCTCGAGGCCCAATACGAATAAGCGACAGCGCCTAGCGGATAGAACATCGAATATCCAAGGCGGTACACAGTCACAAGTTCCATCATCGCAAGCAGTCAGGAATAATAGATTTTATGATCCTGATCAGGATGAGACTGAAAGAAGATGGCTTCGGAAGGGTCTGAGAGACCTGACGCGGGATCTCCATG ATTCGCGTAGCGAATACCTACAGGCCGGGAATCATGGAATCCGAGATACGGTTAAGAAAGCGAACGATTACTTCGACCATGTCAAGCAGACTTCGGACGCCACGATCGACTCCCGTCTTCTCGTCAGCGCAGCGGATCTATCGTACAAGAAAACAACGCAACTCTCGATGGGCGATGCGACAGCAGGTATTGATGTGGATGAGTTTGTTTCGAAATGTATAACGTTTATGCGCCGCGGCCCGGAAGACTCGCACGCAATGCTCGCCAGCAGCACCCAGCGTATCCGCCCTCGTGCAGCCGGCAGATCGCAACCAGACCCAGAAGCCGAtagcgatgatgaggatgaaggaGATGCTATGAATTGGGATTGGCTTGGCCGTTCGGCTTGTTTCCAGCATAATGCTCGACCACCCGTATCGGGCTTCTTGCTGGGTCCCCTGTCGGTCCAGAAGCGCACGCGGCAGCAGACTCAGCGGAAAGCTCGAGAGCGCATCGATCCTTCGCAGGCTGTTCGACCTCAGGAACTTCAAGAGGAAGATCTTGACCGACAAGAGACGTCCAACCTGACGACCATGTGCTCGAAGATCAACAAGTTGCTCGCCACAACACAAGAGCAACGCATGGAAACAGTAGACAGGATTCTAAGACAAATGGAGGACCCTAGCGATGAGGTAATACACGAGGTGATGGACAAGTATGAAATTGCTGATGATGGCGGCATTCCGCTGTTCCTCTTCTGCATCAACCCGAGGTCATTTGGACAGAGCGTGGAGAATTTATTCTACGTTAGTTTCTTGGTGAGAGATGGCACAGTGGGTATTTCTTTCGACAGCCGGGAATTGCCAACACTAC ATCCTACCAAACCATACGCACCAATCGAAGCCCAGAAGAAGGGTATTCAAAAGCATCAAGCCGTCTTCAGCCTTGATTTTGAGACATGGCAAGCTATTATCGACCTGTATGATAGAAAGGACTGCATTATCCCGCATCGTCAAGAGGAACAGCAGACCAGGCGTGGTTGGTATGGTTGA
- a CDS encoding uncharacterized protein (COG:P;~EggNog:ENOG410PHXB;~InterPro:IPR003020,IPR011531;~TransMembrane:10 (i87-108o128-151i172-195o238-259i271-294o330-349i370-390o455-474i525-544o550-568i);~go_component: GO:0016020 - membrane [Evidence IEA];~go_component: GO:0016021 - integral component of membrane [Evidence IEA];~go_function: GO:0005452 - inorganic anion exchanger activity [Evidence IEA];~go_process: GO:0006820 - anion transport [Evidence IEA]): MSLISAFRPRSARNSPLRRRKNKKREDPETDAPEDDAHSIITPSKHTPKPFRVLRGTVTAGGPLRPFRLVKQDIMNLRRRYRSDWTIFNQLIFASAVYVFFTNLLPGITFASDLYVLTGKSWGTIEVVFSTGLCGVIFSLFSIQPLTILGVTGPFSVLAENIYKLCDEAFKIPFLPFMAWSLIHSAWLHYILAIINAHDWTMQYVTTFATEIFSLLNSIIYFHKAIQELERAHSDLSFAAFLYAIIGAVGTMLFAIFLSTAESWQPLFHRYARLLLTEYAAAISIILFIGLPYVGELAHLDKMTLPVSETFRPTSPDRDRFFVEFWKLPVPWIFGAIIPGIIITILFFFDHEVSSIICTIDRYGTRKPGGFAWDIILLGTTTAICGILGIPPSNGLLPQAPLHSESLMHAEQETSTIIVDGEEKMQTREVKRVHEQRWSAFLHAGAIFAFVSPPFMKVLGLTPTSVLAGLFMFMGEQSLSVNPILYRAFYLLTPPSELPPLPAALSKPENSDTDLDNVSLQKPSYISIHIYTILQIAITVAIFIVTLTQAAPAFPVLIILLVPFRLLVMKRWWPREVLRFVDAWACREGTPEDDEDERETNKPQEGDVRPGDGQRGDDAFFPTTSADNRNDMFTVGASPKSDRLSHDIRAAGSDDTGNDWIELDAYPQADEEIGRKGR; encoded by the exons ATGTCTCTGATCTCAGCATTCCGACCACGGTCCGCGCGGAACTCCCCTTTAAGGCggaggaagaacaagaagcgaGAGGACCCAGAAACAGATGCACCGGAGGATGATGCTCACTCTATCATTACTCCCTCCAAGCATACCCCGAAACCATTCCGAGTGCTGCGGGGTACGGTGACTGCTGGCGGTCCTCTAAGGCCTTTCAGGCTGGTGAAGCAGGATATCATGAATCTTCGCCGTCGATATAGATCTGACTGGACTATATTCAATCAATTGATTTTTGCCAGCGCCGTGTACGTGTTCTTCACGAACCTTTTACCCGGCATCACGTTCGCGAGCGATTTGTATGTCTTGACCGGGAAGAGCTGGGGAACCATCGAAGTCGTATTCAGCACGGGACTTTGTGGTGTCATATTTTCTCT ATTCTCTATCCAGCCCTTGACTATCCTTGGTGTCACCGGACCCTTCTCCGTGCTAGCTGAGAACATATACAAGCTTTGCGATGAAGCGTTCAAG ATACCCTTCTTGCCTTTCATGGCCTGGTCTCTGATCCATTCTGCCTGGTTGCATTACATACTAGCAATCATCAATGCTCACGACTGGACAATGCAATACGTGACCACCTTCGCCACGGAAATCTTCTCCTTACTGAATAGCATCATCTACTTCCACAAAGCAATCCAGGAACTCGAAAGAGCACACTCAGACCTCTCATTTGCAGCCTTCCTGTACGCCATCATCGGCGCAGTGGGAACAATGCTCTTCGCTATATTCCTCTCCACGGCAGAAAGCTGGCAGCCATTGTTCCATCGCTACGCTCGACTCCTCCTAACAGAATACGCGGCCGCTATATCCATCATCCTTTTCATTGGTCTACCATACGTGGGCGAACTGGCACATCTCGACAAGATGACTCTCCCAGTCAGTGAGACCTTCAGACCCACGTCTCCAGACCGAGATAGATTCTTCGTGGAGTTCTGGAAACTGCCGGTACCATGGATCTTCGGGGCTATAATTCCGGGAATTATCATCACcattttattctttttcgaCCACGAGGTTAGCTCTATTATCTGCACGATTGACCGATACGGGACCCGGAAACCTGGCGGGTTCGCGTGGGATATTATATTGCTGGGCACTACGACTGCTATCTGTGGGATTCTGGGTATACCACCTTCCAATGGGCTATTACCGCAGGCGCCTCTACATTCGGAGTCCCTGATGCATGCAGAGCAAGAAACATCGACAATTATTGTAGACGGCGAGGAAAAGATGCAGACTCGAGAGGTCAAGCGCGTGCATGAGCAGCGGTGGTCGGCGTTTCTGCACGCAGGGGCGATTTTCGCATTTGTTAGCCCGCCGTTTATGAAGGTGCTTGGCTTGACGCCGACAAGTGTACTCGCAGGGTTGTTTATGTTCATGGGGGAGCAGAGCTTATCGGTCAA CCCGATCCTATATCGCGCATTCTACCTTCTCACACCACCATCCGAACTCCCACCACTGCCTGCAGCTCTATCGAAACCAGAAAATAGCGACACGGACCTTGACAATGTATCCTTGCAAAAGCCCTCCTACATCTCCATCCATATCTATACGATCCTTCAGATCGCCATCACCGTCGCTATTTTCATCGTGACATTGACACAGGCAGCGCCGGCATTTCCGGTTCTGATCATCCTCCTGGTGCCGTTCCGGTTACTTGTTATGAAGCGCTGGTGGCCACGGGAAGTTCTCAGGTTTGTTGATGCGTGGGCTTGTAGGGAAGGGACACCGGaggatgacgaagatgagcGCGAGACGAATAAGCCACAGGAGGGAGATGTGAGGCCTGGCGATGGACAGCGTGGAGATGATGCTTTCTTCCCCACTACTTCTGCGGATAATCGAAATGATATGTTCACTGTTGGAGCGTCGCCTAAATCTGACAGATTATCTCATGATATACGGGCAGCGGGAAGCGATGATACTGGCAATGATTGGATTGAGCTTGATGCTTATCCGCAGGCGGACGAGGAGATTGGGAGAAAGGGCAGGTAG
- a CDS encoding uncharacterized protein (COG:S;~EggNog:ENOG410PH1E;~InterPro:IPR025638,IPR036866): MAKLFPTNPSQVMVIRNVTPDVVTMSLPFARFGRLKFGARGTLVRLASGSVAVFSPVTFTPEVREAVDSLGGKLKYIAAPDMEHHLHVTSWKKEYPDAEIIGPEGLWEKRQSNPEFKDTSFHHIFTKDTNNAQQKVTEEFDSEFEAEYVHGHGSKELVFLHKRSRTLIEADLLFNLPAREQYSLTNEAADSGILTKMVHPFLSTSGDATWQKRFAWYILSASNRKAFRESMQRIDKWDFNRIIPCHGDVVESGGKGVFRTVMEWFLGYDKKGL; encoded by the exons ATGGCCAAACTATTTCCGACAAATCCATCACAGGTGATGGTAATCCGCAACGTCACTCCGGATGTGGTGACCATGAGCCTCCCTTTTGCGCGATTCGGCCGTCTCAAATTCGGAGCGCGGGGGACATTAG TCAGACTAGCCTCCGGATCCGTCGCCGTGTTCTCCCCCGTGACATTCACGCCAGAAGTACGGGAAGCGGTGGACTCACTGGGCGGGAAGCTCAAATACATCGCCGCGCCGGACATGGAGCACCACCTGCACGTAACATCGTGGAAAAAGGAGTATCCGGATGCTGAAATCATCGGACCCGAAGGACTCTGGGAGAAACGGCAGTCGAATCCGGAATTCAAAGACACGTCTTTCCACCACATCTTCACCAAGGACACGAACAATGCTCAGCAGAAGGTCACGGAGGAATTCGACTCCGAGTTCGAGGCTGAATATGTGCACGGTCACGGCTCGAAGGAACTAGTGTTTCTACATAAACGATCGCGAACGCTCATCGAGGCGGATCTTCTCTTCAACCTGCCAGCCAGGGAACAGTATTCACTGACGAACGAGGCGGCGGATTCTGGAATTCTTACGAAGATGGTACACCCGTTTTTGTCGACTAGTGGGGATGCGACATGGCAGAAGCGGTTTGCTTGGTATATCCTTTCTGCGAGTAATCGGAAGGCGTTCCGGGAGTCTATGCAGAGGATTGATAAGTGGGATTTCAATCGCATCATTCCGTGTCATGGAGATGTGGTCGAGAGTGGTGGAAAGGGGGTATTTCGCACTGTCATGGAGTGGTTTTTGGGTTATGATAAGAAGGGACTATAG
- the VPS34 gene encoding phosphatidylinositol 3-kinase VPS34 (BUSCO:EOG0926137U;~COG:T;~EggNog:ENOG410PFBC;~InterPro:IPR001263,IPR015433,IPR002420,IPR016024, IPR036940,IPR008290,IPR018936,IPR035892,IPR042236, IPR011009,IPR000403;~PFAM:PF00454,PF00613,PF00792;~go_function: GO:0016301 - kinase activity [Evidence IEA];~go_function: GO:0016303 - 1-phosphatidylinositol-3-kinase activity [Evidence IEA];~go_process: GO:0046854 - phosphatidylinositol phosphorylation [Evidence IEA];~go_process: GO:0048015 - phosphatidylinositol-mediated signaling [Evidence IEA]) translates to MEAFTFATSTQVDFPIHVRIGSLEGKQKNIPFSVLLKQPELRHIGSVQNSVSDLFVTAQLWSDSKPLGVPVQTSYKAFKSRRIWNEWMQMPMSVKDAPAKCQLAITVWDLSPFAGEGAHGHYIPFGGTTIPIFDGEGKLKTGRQKCKVYRHKAADGMSSTTTPSSPPPKRRKAQNPDPLGPSVEEMELERVEVLIKKHEMGEIPRIDWMDQMVFRQLEKLKLNAEEAARKRAIRLKATKQKTSQADEEEDEDTDQNTDDENFVIYVEFPRFDHPIVWTDYQYPPPPVSAHLQNTPANQAALKPLPEVRFGPGIEGGEAVIRIYDPELGQTGNPCEDKHRRLIRSHRTGIMDRDLKPNPKIRDELNTILSYEPTQDLSAEEKDLIWRFRYFLTREKRALTKFVKSVNWRDVGESQQAVDILPKWTEIDVDDALELLGPTFDNAAVRSYAVERLRKADDDELLLYLLQLVQALKYEDSPDEDLEESAYDSSLANFLISRAANNFKLGSYLHWYLMVECDDAGPGTLSAQRRLFARVEYYFMAELEKVHSENRKTLLRQGELVAVLSKIAKDIRFSRETRPLKIEKLKKYLKDPKNDISHIDPPLPLPLDPDVLVTGCFPDESNVFKSSLSPLNVTFKTSDGRRYPILFKVGDDLRQDQLVIQIIILMDRLLQKENLDLKLTPYRILATTSTAGAVQFIPSTSLSAVSAKYKSVLAYLKANNPDDHEPLGVRKETMDTYIKSCAGYCVITYLLGVGDRHLENLLLAPDGHFFHADFGFILGRDPKPFAPMMKLCKEMVEGMGGTTSPLYLQFKQYCFTAYTTLRKSANLILNLFSLMVDANIPDIRVEPDKAVLKVKERFHLEMTEEEAIRHFEQLIGDSVNAIFGVVIDRIHDFVQGWRA, encoded by the exons ATGGAGGCATTTACATTTGCTACTTCCACGCAGGTGGACTTTCCAATTCACGTCAGAAT TGGCTCGTTGGAAGGAAAGCAGAAAAACATCCCGTTCTCCGTTTTGCTGAAACAACCGGAGCTGCGGCATATCGGCTCAGTCCAAAATTCCGTCTCCGATCTATTCGTTACGGCACAGCTATGGTCCGACTCGAAACCGTTAGGAGTACCGGTCCAGACCTCGTACAAGGCGTTCAAGTCCCGGCGGATATGGAATGAGTGGATGCAGATGCCAATGTCGGTTAAGGATGCTCCGGCCAAGTGTCAATTAGCTATCACGGTCTGGGACCTGTCCCCATTCGCTGGCGAGGGGGCACACGGCCATTATATCCCGTTTGGTGGAACGACTATCCCGATATTCGATGGCGAGGGTAAATTGAAGACAGGAAGGCAGAAATGCAAGGTCTATCGCCACAAAGCCGCTGATGGAATGTCGTCTACTACCACTCCGTCGAGCCCGCCTCCGAAGCGACGCAAGGCCCAGAATCCCGATCCCTTAGGCCCGTCGGTGGAGGAAATGGAGTTAGAGAGAGTGGAGGTTCTGATCAAGAAACACGAGATGGGTGAAATACCACGAATCGACTGGATGGACCAGATGGTTTTCCGACAGCTGGAGAAGCTCAAGCTGAATGCTGAGGAGGCTGCGAGGAAACGAGCAATCCGTCTAAAAGCTACGAAACAAAAGACTTCGCAAgctgatgaggaggaggacgaaGATACCGATCAGAATACAGACGATGAGAATTTTGTTATATATGTTGAATTTCCACGCTTCGACCATCCGATCGTCTGGACAGACTATCAGTATCCCCCGCCACCCGTTTCGGCGCATCTTCAAAACACACCGGCAAATCAGGCTGCACTGAAGCCCCTTCCGGAAGTCCGTTTTGGCCCTGGGATCGAGGGTGGTGAGGCTGTCATTAGGATTTACGATCCTGAATTAGGTCAGACAGGGAACCCGTGCGAGGACAAACACAGAAGATTAATTCGCAGTCACCGCACTGGTATCATGGACCGTGACTTGAAGCCGAATCCCAAGATCCGTGATGAACTAAACACCATTCTCTCCTACGAACCAACACAGGATCTCAGTGCCGAAGAAAAGGATCTTATTTGGAGATTCAGATACTTTTTGACGCGCGAGAAGAGAGCGCTCACCAAATTCGTCAAGTCAGTCAACTGGCGGGATGTTGGAGAATCCCAACAAGCAGTGGACATTCTTCCCAAGTGGACGGAGATTGACGTCGACGACGCTTTGGAACTTCTTGGTCCTACATTCGATAACGCTGCTGTTCGCTCTTACGCTGTAGAGAGACTTAGAAAGGCTGATGATGACGAGCTACTTCTATATCTTCTGCAGCTAGTCCAAGCGCTTAAATACGAGGACAGCCCTGATGAGGATCTGGAAGAGTCAGCGTATGACTCTTCTCTGGCCAATTTCCTTATCTCGCGGGCTGCCAACAACTTCAAACTTGGAAGCTACCTACATTGGTATCTCATGGTCGAATGCGACGACGCTGGCCCGGGAACCTTGTCAGCACAACGGAGGCTTTTCGCCCGTGTGGAATACTATTTCATGGCAGAACTGGAGAAAGTCCATTCAGAGAACAGAAAGACGCTATTACGCCAGGGTGAACTTGTCGCTGTTCTTTCGAAAATCGCCAAAGACATTCGTTTCTCTCGAGAAACCCGGCCTTTGAAGAttgagaagttgaagaagtatTTGAAAGATCCGAAAAATGACATTTCTCACATAGATCCGCCTTTGCCGTTGCCATTGGATCCTGATGTCTTAGTGACTGGCTGCTTCCCAGACGAATCCAACGTTTTCAAATCGTCTCTTTCTCCGCTGAATGTCACCTTCAAGACGTCTGATGGGCGTAGATATCCAATTCTCTTCAAAGTTGGCGATGACCTTCGCCAGGACCAGCTCGTTATCCAAATCATCATCCTAATGGACCGTCTCTTACAAAAGGAGAACCTGGATCTCAAACTCACACCATACCGTATCCTCGCAACCACCTCAACAGCAGGTGCCGTCCAATTCATCCCATCCACCTCCCTTTCCGCAGTCTCCGCCAAATACAAATCCGTCCTTGCTTACCTCAAGGCCAACAACCCTGACGACCATGAACCACTTGGAGTCCGCAAGGAAACCATGGATACCTACATCAAGTCCTGCGCCGGATACTGCGTGATCACCTACCTTCTCGGTGTAGGCGATCGTCATCTTGAAAACCTCCTCCTTGCACCGGACGGCCACTTCTTCCACGCGGACTTTGGCTTCATTCTTGGTCGTGACCCTAAACCCTTCGCGCCGATGATGAAACTCTGCAAGGAGATGGTCGAAGGAATGGGCGGGACCACGTCCCCGCTTTATCTCCAATTTAAGCAGTACTGCTTTACCGCGTATACGACGCTGCGGAAGTCTGCGAATCTTATTCTTAATCTCTTTAGTCTAATGGTTGATGCTAATATCCCTGACATACGAGTTGAACCGGATAAGGCTGTTCTGAAGGTTAAGGAACGGTTCCATCTGGAGATGACTGAGGAAGAGGCTATAAGGCATTTTGAGCAGCTTATTGGGGATAGCGTTAATGCTATCTTCGGTGTGGTTATTGATAGGATCCATGACTTCGTGCAGGGGTGGAGAGCATGA